The Sardina pilchardus chromosome 24, fSarPil1.1, whole genome shotgun sequence nucleotide sequence atacAGAAGAATTACTATATGGCAACTGTCATAATATATAGTGATGGTGACATTGGTTAGTTAAGATGGCAGTTGGCTTGCTGCAAGGATATCTGTGTAGAATGTCTGCACTTTTAATGGAAAGCTGTATTTGTAAAAGTATTAACTAATCATTTATTGATACAttttcaccctccctccctttccttccaccctttctcctcttcttccccttctcctctttctctccctccctttcttccaCCCCTTCGTTCCCCCTCTCTTTGTGGTGCAGAGCTACCTGAAGAGCTGGTCCAGGGACCTGGGTGTGCCCATCCTGTCAGTGGACTACTCTCTAGCTCCTGAAGCTCCCTTCCCCCGGGCCCTGGAGGAGTGCTTCTACGCCTACTGCTGGGCCCTGCAGAATTGCCACCTGCTGGGTAAGCGCCCTTACTGCAGCTCACCTGCACAGCCAACACCCAAACCACTCACCTGAGTAGCACCTACCTGGTGAGCCGTCTTAGCTTCTTGCCAGAGCACTGTCAGTGACTATACCAGGTGGGTAGGCTTAGCTGCTCACCTGGGATGTGCTTCCTGAAAGCTCTGTTGAAAAacggtgaaagagagagaaactagaAAAGCTCTCCGCgcagagcgcagacctccgccaagcccCTCCTGGATccatccggatcactcccaaaatgtaatcgcaatttaatcttccttgggtcatttcagacctttcctgaaaatgtaatcgaaatccatctataactttttgagttatcttgctaacaaacagacaaacaaacagacaaacaaacagacaaaccccgatgaaaacataaccttcttGGCAAAGGTAGCTATAATTATGAACACTCTGTTTCTCATGGTTATTGTTGCTCTTGATGGTTTTTGGAAACATGCTCCTGAGTAATAAGTGGACAACTGATCAACTCTCACTTTCATTAAACTACTTGAAGGGGCCAGTTGTGCTGTAGTATTTTTATGAATTATCAGCTGTGAAGATTGAGCGATATCGATACTGTGAGGTACACAGTTTATTAATTGTAccatggtatcggatcggtatcagGTATCGACTGATACACaaagcccaggcatcggtatcgagACTGAAAAAGTCAGATTGGTGCATCCCTAGTGGTAATTTCAATGTAATGTGAGCATCAGAACTAAGCGACTCATCTATGGGGATTCCCGCAGGTTCCACGGCGGAACGTGTGTGTCTGGCCGGAGACAGCGCTGGCGGCAACCTGTGCATCACGGTGTCCATGCGGGCCATGTCCAACGGCGTACGGGTGCCTGACGGCATCATGGCCGCCTACCCCGCCACCCTACTGACGGCGGACGCGTCGCCCTCCCGCCTGCTCACGCTCATCGACCCCATGCTCCCTCTGGGCGTGCTGTGCAAGTGCATCAACGCTTACGCCGGTGAGTTTCACTTCAGGTGGTCAGTTGTAATGTCAGCTGTAATATCACGGGACTGTTGTTGTGGGGTTGCTGACATTTTAGCTTCACAACAAgcacgataactataaccataatgataactataacgataaaggccttcacactgaccaacagtAAGCAacgtctctccttgtgttaatgaatgtgattagttctgattggctggtagtTTTTTATCATTCTCAGAATCGCTCTTAAAGTAGTGTCGTTTGTGTgaacgtcgtcattcatattaatgagaACAATTAGTGTTTTagagttatcgttatagttatagttataattcttggtgtgaacggccctttattGGGCCCTTTAAGAAACACGGCAACCTTTTTTTGAAATTAGCTTATTTGTCATCTACCCCAGAGTTGCATAAGAGAATGCATACCCTTCTGTTCTCGGACATTACAGTAGAGGAGGTGGACTATGAAGGCAGAGGAGCTTAGATTCAAGTGCTGAAGTGTTTTGGCATCACCCACACATAGAAGAACCGCTAAATCTATATTCATTTAACATTTATAGCCATGTCAATAATCATTCACATGCTGGGTAGCAAACAGCCATTCCACAAGATGAAGCATGGGTAGTAGTTAAATGCATTTTGTTGCGTTGTGGTCTGCAAAAGTTGTGCAGCGTAATGGAAAATGATTGGCTCAACCTTGGAACGGCACACTACCACTGCAACATATGCTCACACCTTTTTCTGCAACGTATGCTTACACTTTTTTCTGCAACATATatgcctttttttttggttgaatCATGCCATGGAACACTACAGTTGTGCGCTTGGCGTCTGGTGTTCGCCCATCAACTCAGAagacatctctttctcttccttcctcaATCTCAtgtattttaatttttttattccATTATTCTCCGCTCCtccttttcctttcctctctgcgCTCTCTCAGGTGTGGAGGGCCAGACTATTCAGCCCTCTCCGGACCTGGGGACTCTGGGATCGTTTGGCCGCAACACCTCCCTGCTGCTGACTGACCTCACCCAGGGTGCGTCCAGCTGGTTCCAGTCCCTCCTGGACCCCGTGTCCCTTTCCGTGTCCTCCGCGTCACAGCAGGGTGGACGCAAGGCAGGGGAGCGGTGCAGCGGCGACGACGACGGCGACGACGACGGGCTGGGGGATTACCCAGAGGGCTTTGCGCCGCTGCGTTCCGAGCAGCTGTCGGAGGTGCGCACGCCGAGCGCGCCCATCCTGAAGAACCCCTACGTGTCGCCGCTCCTTGCGCCCAGCAGTCTGCTCAAGGGACTGCCACCTCTTCACATAGTggtgagagaaatggagggagtggggtggtgatgatgggaggatgtcaagaaaggagagcaaaagaaagagggagaacggCTAGGTGGaacagaggaggcagagagaaaagtTGGAAAACAAAAATAGAGGAAAACAGTGAGAGATGGGATATACAGGCCCATTCACaacttctctcctcgatcctcgatgcttggtcctccaggctcgttcccactgatttataactagcactggatagactctgGATAGACAATCTCATTgttgccccatcattctttacctagatcagtgagaacgaggaccgaggacggaagggaggatatataaaaagacgaataagaggcacccacagtgttgttgttgggcTGACTCGGCTCCCACAAAGGAGGCCAAAGTGAGAGATTAAGGGGGAACGGAAGGGTATAAGAGGATATGAATGCTTAATTCCTAACCAGGGCAGCAACAACAGATTGTTCTCGCTCTCATTCTCGCTGCCTCAGAGAGTTTGGGGTTGAGCAGATTGCCTCATTTGCTGCGTCAGCGTTATTCACAAATGCGTGACCTCTTGACCCCTGTGTTCCTCTCTCCACAGGCGTCTGCTCTGGACGCCATGCTGGACGATTCTGTGATGTTTGCCAAGCGCCTCCGAAGCATCGGCCAGCCAGTGACCCTGACCGTCGTGGAGGACCTCCCCCACGGCTTCCTCAGCCTATCACAGCTCTCCAAGGAGACTCAGGAGGCCTCGGAGATTTGCACGCAGCGAATAAGAGATGTCTTTTTGCAAGGCCCGGTCACTGTGAACCACGAGCGGCCAAACGCACACCTCAACAATCACGACGCGCCAGTGACGGACCCCTTCGGGTTGGCAAGAAGAGATGCGGACCTAGAGGGGGAAAGTGACCTCAGTGATTAAGTGATTAAATTGGAGGACCAGCTTGTTTGGCAGAGTGAGACTATGCGGAAGATAATACGCCAGTGTGTTAAAAGGGACCACCATGCATTATGCTGATGTAGTGAGTAGAACATATAAGAATGtagatcatttaaaaaaaaaaaaacggaaaacAGGAAGTATGTTAGACTTTCTTGCCTTTGCACATGACCTTATATATTGTTTATCCTTTTTAGGAAATGTATTGGAACTAAATGGTGGgctttcagcctttttttaaatGGCCAGCTTAAAAGGTACAGACAGCCATAGCTGTTGATGCCCTTTGGAGACAAACACCTCTTTGCCTTAAGCTATCAGCAATACACTAAGAGTCTTCATGAAAGACTCTGCAGTTTACTGTACTCTTATCTTATCATGTACTGACATGTATTGTGGGTTTCTGCACTGCTGTTTAActgtaaaaatattttaaatgtttaaatttaATAATGTTTAAAGTTTAAGTAACTTATTATGTTCTGATTTACTATTGTAATGTAAAAGGAATACAATTAAATATTTTTGTCAATTGAGTTGATCACACTCGTATCGTAGAGTTATGCAAGTAAAATATGCTCTAGTCTAAACAACCTTAACAGACCTCCAAACCTTTGCAGCTTGTCTCAACCCTTCTGTCTGAGTTTATCATTTCCCAGAACAGTACAACGTGCACCCTCTGTGTTTCCCAAATCACTCTGAAAGTACACAAACCCTCAAGCGTAGCTCTTCTGGACACTGTGCTGTGTGGAGCGCCAACTAAAGCCTTAGAAAACTCTTTAGAGTCTCTTCCTGagtcagctgctgtgtgtgagtggaacGGAGAGCTGAGGAGATATATGCCCTtctcaggggtggaaattaacatttggaaatcaaatcaaatcaggcttattggccatgtatacttgcgtacacaagcaatttggtctctgcatttatctcatccgtgaattagtgaacacacagcacacagtgaccacacagtgaggtgaagacactaacccggagcagtgagctgcctcaGGGAGCAATGTGTACATCTACAGTGCACACATTAGCATGTTGGTCAAATTCACCAGGCACTCAATAttgaactagatgtaccgcagagcagtgcaaaatatgaccgcctcccggtcctgcacattctctccgcaaaaataaatcgCGCTTGTGAATTGGTCTCCATTCCTctacttttgtgtatgtaaatgaggtttttatgtttgtgtgtgcccatgtgcctgcttgcctgtgtctgtgtgtgtgtgtgtttgtgtgcattcgtaggtgtgtgcatgggtgtgtgcatgcctgtgtgtgtgtgtgtgtgtgtgtatgtgtatgtgtatgtacttaGCTGATATGACCTCCCATGAACGAAATTCCACAAAatttggcatgcattcagagggtgtcaaaATGAACCATACTCAAATTGTGCCGTTTTTATCCTGTCATCCAAAGATAACTGAGATATCTACTACCAAAGACACTTAATGCCTTTTTTGGCCATCTACAGGCTggttggtgtacagtcactaaatgtacacatgaaTTTACTGTATGGCCTCCCATGAACAGAATCACACGAAATTGGGCATgtattcagagggtgtcataatgatcctactaTGATATGGGACGGGTTGACTAGGATTCTGGAGATagttaataatgataattattactttgtgtctgaaatctgacagccatatttcatatttcaccaCTTTCATATTCTATCCTCATTTTAGCTGGTGGCCAGTACTGAATTCCCTCCCTGGCGCTACACTgactccttccctcccctcccctccccatctcgCAGCATCAACAAGCATCTACTGGCTTGCAGATGCACTTAAAATCGTTAAAGGGGAAATTTAATCACGTTCGTTGAATTAAAGTGGTGTGCAtcccaattcaattcaactaAGGCCTCTAGGGCAATCTCAGTGACCATTATCAGTTTAGGCTCCATCCCGATATTCATTACCTAACAATAGACTGACAAACTGCAATTGGCAACATCCAGACAATGCCCCAGAGGATGTGACTGCATGCTCTGCAGATTTTGGATCTGACTGAAGTCACTGTTACTTTGGTTATCGGGAACATGCCCTACGGTGTGGGAATTGTGGAGTTATTGGACATGTGTGGAGTTTTATCATTCTTTGGTATTACTGATTAACTGTCGTTCCGAGTCTAATCTGAGACTTTTGGCACCACCTCCACTCTTAGTACCAGGACTGCTGACTTGGTCAATGTCACAGGGGCGTGGTAGAGAGAGGAAATTATGGGGGCCATCTTAAATGCAAGGGGTGCGACCCCCACACCTCTCCACTGACTCATCTGCAGACCACTACAACTATGCACCTGTCCGTTCTCCTGCTCGTCCTAGGGGCCTCTGGTGAGTATGTGAGGTTTACCTCTATGGAGTGGAGACTATAGTGTGGGGGTACTCCCTATCAGTACTTCATCAGCTCATTCCTGTTTTGAATAGAGGAGAGTTTTAGTATAAGCCCAGGAACACAATGATTCACCTCTGGTATGTGGCTGAAGGGTGATTGTCCAGGCAACACTAACTGTAATACTACATTTTAGAAACAATGGAAATATTATGCAGATGACatgatacttttttgtattattagtCTAACATTCTCAAACTTGACCTCTGATTTTATTTACTTGTGCATTTTTTGTCAATGGCTTCATAGTTCATAAACCATCAGGCTCTTCATGAACAGTTTACTTACTCTTAATGTTTGCCTAttcttctctcttactcttcgtCTCTCTTTTCCATCTGTTCTTccatgtactctctctctctctctctctctctctctctctctctctctctcataccccTCAGTGGCTTTTGGACTGGATGATGATAAGATCGTGGGAGGGTACGAGTGCAAGCCTCACACCAGGCCTTGGCAGGTGTCTATTAAGAACAGCTGGCATTTCTGCGGAGGGACGCTGGTCTCTGACCGCTGGGTGGTCTCTGCGGCCCACTGCTACAAGGAGTGAGTTCTAATTTGCCGCTGTTCTCCGATCAATTGGTGGGGGTGAAACTATATGCAGCTGAGTCTGATTTCGTCTATGTAGAATTTTTGAATAAGTGAAGAAATCCATGAAGGACTTGTGGTGTAGAGAATGTAACTAATCATTGTCATAGGACCTGTCTTCTATGTCTGTGTTCTTCAAGTCTTGCTTTATTTATATCTCTTTCTTGTCATATGTTTGTCTTCTCTTTGTGTCTGCATATTCTCCATttatctctcttccccctttttgattttttttgggTAACACATTTCAGTCCTTTGTTGTTCTTTTACTAATGCACTTTACATTTTAATATCTAATTGTTCTATGGTTAAACAGTGCTATATAGGTAAACTTAACTTACCTTACCTCCCTCCTTCAGTGCTAGTGAGATCACTCTGGTGCTAGGTGACCATGAGATACGCTACGGCGAGGGCTCTGAGCAGGAAATCGCCGCCGAGCTGGTCATCAGGCATCCTGACTACGACCGCTACAACATCAACAACGACATCATGCTGGTCAAGCTGGCGAAACCTGCCGTTCTGAACGAGTTTGTGCAGACCATGGCACTGCCCACTTCCTGTGCCCCCGCTGGCACCCAGTGCCATGTCTCTGGCTGGGGGTCTACCAATAGCCCCTGTAAGTAGGAGTTACATTAAATGCCATTCATTTGTTCAGCAGATATCCAAAGAGATTGACTTACAAaaaatgaggaataacattcaagctacagACCTTGAATTAATACTACATCAATCAATACAATTAAGATGAGGGTGCAGAAGTAAAAGTACTAGTCAAAGTGTAAGATGGAGAGAATAGCATTATAGGCAGACAGAGCCAGTGGTATCGGTAGACGCGACCAGTTGAAGTGTTCTAAGGCAGAATTCAATCCAGCTAAAACTATGTTTGATGCTTAAtgctttgtattttgtaacataCAGCTGTTGTTGATATTGTATAAATAGTTACACTGCAGTGCTGCTAAGATGAATACTTCTGCGTCCTCTATATTTCTACATGACTTCTGTCTctataaaaaaaaccctttattATTCAAAGGGTGACATCTCAATCTAAAGTGCTCTTCAGGAAGAAAACtaactttcctctcctctctcctctcttcaacaCCATCCTGTGCTCCTGGTCTAGTTGGCTGCAGGTGGTGTCTGAACTGTCTGGATTTGCCCATTCTGTCCCTGGAGGACTGTGAGAAGTCGTACCCCGACAGAATCACCTCTTCCATGTTCTGCGCTGGTTTtctggagggaggaaaggactCCTGCCaggtgtgtatatatgtttaGAAATCATATGCAAATCTGGTAATCTCAATTGTATATGAAGGAAATTATGTACAATGTACAAATTAATACATCTACCTAATAGTATGTGAATTTGCCTAAACCACATACATTAGCCAGTGGAACACATTCTTTGACTTCTGAAACaaacttctctctcactctcaccctacacacacacacacacacacacacacacatacccacaccgACACCCACAccgacatccacacacacacacacacacacacacacacacacagggggattCTGGTGGTCCCTTGATCTGCAACAATGAGCTACAAGGAGTAGTGTCTTGGGGTTGGGGCTGTGCTGAAGCAAATCGTCCAGGAGTCTATGCTAAGGTATCACAACCATATTATTTCATGCCCTGTTTTGCAGACCACTATTGTTTTAGAAAATACTCTTGTGTCTTCACTGTAGACTTAACTGTAATCCCCCCAGTGACTTACCACAAAATGGCCAGTAAAATACCATAACATTATCACTTctgtattttgcattacattatGGGCATTTTGATGACGTTTCATATAATTTATGGGAACTTACTGGGAAATAGGTAGTTTGTGGTAGTGCTACTGTTAAAACACTTTCACAGCAGATAAGTGCTACTGTTACTTAAATGTGTGTCCAGTAACTTGTTGTTGCACACATTCATGTTGATGTGTTGGTCTGATGTTTCTCTCACAGGTCTGCCAATTCACAGACTGGATTAAAACTACTATGGCCTCCCATTAAAGCATTGGACTGGTTGAAGGAAATGACTACACCACTCTGATGCTTTCTACACCTGTTCTCGAAAGAAGCGCAAAGaccttgctgtgtgtgcatatcattGTTCCATGTTTACCAGTTCCAGTGTTGTGATACAAAAATGATCAGATAAACATCATTTGCATTCAAACCTACTGACATGTTGTTCACTCATGTTTAGTTCATTTAGCTTTTCTCTTTCAGGGACCATGTACAAAATACATCATAAGAAACATGCTTTGTAGGTTACCAGATTTAGCTGAAGGCTCATTTCCATCTGCAGTCTCAGGACAGGTAGAAACTGTGTAGGACTACTGTCACACTGCATTCCATTTCCTACATAGTCGGCACTCAGTTTAGCAGGAAGCAGCTGAACTGGTGACTGTGAATAAACAAAAAATTACAAAAGATGGTCTATTACAGTAGTATCAGACATTCTCTGGTAGTATTTTGTGTATTCACTGTGACGATCCACCACATCGATAGATGGCAGTAAGACCACTAATAAGCTGACATTGCTGCAATAAGTAGCGACGAAAGACGACGAAGAAgggtaagaagaagaagacgacgGCGACCATGTTGATTTAGCAAGAACAAACACAATAGAGACCAGTTGGTAAACGTGAGTTTGAGATTTCGTTGAGTTATACATACGAAAATTCGATCAGCATCGATGATAACATCAAGATAAGACTTACAGCAGAGATAAAAGGTAAAATATGTCGACTTACGTCAAATGTCTGTGTTGTTACTGAATATGAATGGCTTCCCTAAAGAGATATTATTGCTAACTGCAGCTAGCTGTTAAAGCTAGCTGAGACAAATTGGTAAATTAAGCTAATGCTAGCCTCGGCAGTCTAACGTTATCGTGGATTACTCGCTTCAAGAGATTTGCTTTCTGAATTTTCTGCAATTGCGAACAACAACAGACAGCTTCGTTTGGACCCTTATGCTGCAAAGATATCAATCCGTACCCTGTGTTCCCAGTTTTGCTAGCAATTTACTGGTGTTCTACCTGAACCACTAACGTTAAATAGGCAATGCAATGTTGAAAGTAACGTTATAGTAACTCAATGCAATAATGCAAGCGACGGATTTAGCCGAGGCTACCACTGAAAAGTTAGCCAAAACGCTACATTTAGCTACTTAGCCAATGTTGTTCTCTGCAGGAACGCTGTTGCGATGGAATTGCATAGCCCTGTCGAAATGCGGTAAATAGATGCGACTGGTGACGTCTAACGAGGCGAAATTGTGTTGAACAAGCATGCACTCTGAAAATGTAGATCAAAATGAGGAGCAATAGTGGTcatctaacgttagctgggaAATTGGTGTACTGTTAGCCAACGTTAGCTTCGCCATTCTATTGCGTCGATTTCGACAGCACTTGCAGCTAGCAATACTTCGTATCGGGTCATGGTCTGTATAATATCCTGCCAATATTAATGACTAACGTAATGCAGTCCTTAGTGTATGTaaccaaaatatattttttatttctgaaTTGACTTCAAATTAAATATTTCCAATGGGGTTAGAATAAGTTAACACTCACTAGCCACTAGCTCAGTTAGCAGTCCAATGTGGATAATCGGGGCTAATTCATTAATAACATTAGCTACCTAAAGGTTTTTGCCCTAACCTTGTCCCTGCCAATTACACAAATTACTAAATTGCCTCACCTGCGATTAGGCAGGTCAATATATTATTACAATGTGCGCAACGCCAATCACGGAAAAGGTGGCTTTTTACCCACCGTAGATGACATGGGTGGCAGTCAAAGTTTGCCCCCTGCTGCAGAACTTTTTAACAGATCCAACGTGAAGTGCTTGGCGCCGTCTCGAGACGGGGTTTTGGTATTATAAATATTAGATGGGCTCTCAAACATGGCTGTGATACGCGACATAGTAAGACGTCTGAGCTGTTCACTCACCATTTTTGTATGCTGGATTATGTCCATGATTTTAGCTGCAGATATAATGTCAGTAGAACACTTTCAGAATAACAATATATTGGCAAGCATCCTAACGGGATATGTGAGCTGCCAGCGAGCATGCAAGGTCATGAACAGTGAGCCTGTCCTTGGCAATGTTTATGTGAAATTGATGAACTGATGTGTTATTTAGAGATAAACAGTCTTTCATGTGGTGCTAATTATTTTCTTCGCTCCCATCCTTCCTTGTCAGGTGACTGAGGTCTGAGTTGCTGGCCTGTTTAGTGGAGGAAACGCGACTCTCTCCTcaccttgtacacacacacacacataaacacatgctaaCTGAcatacaagcgcacacacatacaggtgaaGTCTGTGGAGAACTACTATTACAAGAAAGACTACAAAGTTTAAGTTTGGGCCGTATATACGCAAAGGGAACTCTTGGAGTTTTGGACTACTGTTTCCCAGGATTGTCTCTGTTTTTGAAGCATCAGGAATTTTTGGTATCAGAAAATCCACTTGCAGCACGACTGCTTGAGAGGAGAGGATTCACAATTTCACCAATACATTGTCAATACAATTTTTTGAAGAGGAATTAACAAAGAAAATCCTTTGCAGTTTTTGAAAAGCAGGAAAAGACTCTATAACCAAGAGAGAGCAAACAGCTGTTTTGATGAACTGACTTTAGTTTTTGGAAAACAGactgagggaaaagagagattgAACTGTTTGAGCACGAAACGTGGATATTTTTCAGACTCTCTCTTCAGTATTGCCTTAGCTGTTCTATTGCAGGATTTGTACTTTTGTGAAACTTGTCTGCATATAATTTTCTATATTGTGGTCAGGTCTTCTATATTTATGCATATAAATGCTCATTTCTCTTCTTTTGGAAGAGCTGGAGTGAAACTTATTTTTCATGACGCCAGTGGCTCTTATTGAAAGAGGCTACACTGTACGTCCACTTGTCTATATGTAAATACTAAAGACACTTCTAAGTAAGTTCGGATTTAAGAAATAGAGTGCATTATAAATGCTTTATTAGCTTTTTTTGGTATTAATACTCCGCGAAGGGCAGTGGAACCTTAccgagaggaaaaaaaaaaaactttaaaagACAAAGGAgtcaactgaaaaaaaagaaagaaaaaagactaCAAAAGAAATGGCAACAGCAAGAACAGAAAGCATGGGCCCCGTGGTGATGGGTCTGAACAAGCAGAACGGGCAGCTACGAGGACAGACCAAACCTGTCTCCCAGTCAGGACCCAATGCTGTGAGCACGCCGCCTGGAAAGATgccagcaggaggaggtgccCAGAAACCAGGGGGTGGCACCCAGGAAGGCGGCATTAGGTGggtctctccctccacacacttGTCACCATCACTGCCTCTTGGCAAATGCTTACCATTACTAGTGGTATTTGTATTTATCAGAATACTGTTTAGCACAGGGGAGCTGAAGATTTGCGttcgtggagtgtgtgttgctaaAATTTAGCTTTCACTACGTGTTACATTCTATAAAGATTAGACCAATCTTTTAAAATAATTTCTACGCTAGAACAGGTGATGAAGGCAGCTCTGTCTAAAAGAGAATGTAAATCTGTGCCCAGTAGTGATGTTTGGTATgtctgcattgttttgtttcaacttagGTTTGGTGATGACTGGAAGAAGAGCTTACTGCTCCCCCCCAAAGACACTAGAGTCAGAACCTCTGTAAGTATATTTGTGTTGCAGACCTAAACAGGTGTCCCTTTCCCAAAAGTAAGTTGATAACTACGATGCACCTTCCATGGTAGCGTCACTGCCAAATGGGAGTCAAGCGTAAACTATACAGAAACACGCTGTCATTCGGTCATATATCGGTCACATT carries:
- the LOC134072148 gene encoding trypsin-2-like → MHLSVLLLVLGASVAFGLDDDKIVGGYECKPHTRPWQVSIKNSWHFCGGTLVSDRWVVSAAHCYKDASEITLVLGDHEIRYGEGSEQEIAAELVIRHPDYDRYNINNDIMLVKLAKPAVLNEFVQTMALPTSCAPAGTQCHVSGWGSTNSPFGCRWCLNCLDLPILSLEDCEKSYPDRITSSMFCAGFLEGGKDSCQGDSGGPLICNNELQGVVSWGWGCAEANRPGVYAKVCQFTDWIKTTMASH